In Calonectris borealis chromosome 22, bCalBor7.hap1.2, whole genome shotgun sequence, one genomic interval encodes:
- the LOC142091656 gene encoding olfactory receptor 6X1-like — MENQTFVTEFILLGFPSLQRVHVLFFVGVLVIYILTVTGNVIIIATVVNDNTLHKPMYFFLGNLSFLGIIYVSSTTPKFLACLLDVKKSITVAGCKAQIFSHFSLGSTELFLLTAMSFDRYIAICNPLQYTTIMSGKLCAQLSFGAWMGGFLVIFVQAVPVFRLPFCGPNIINHFYCDAGPLLKLACTDTRHIEWVIFTAATTVLFSTFFLTGISYFAIILTILRIPSSSGRQKAFSTCIAHLTVVTILYGAATFIYVRPRGHASLSMNKVVALLNTLVTPLLNPFIYTLRNKEVKTALKKTLTRNKIFEVKE, encoded by the coding sequence atggaaaaccagacttttgtgactgaatttattcttctTGGTTTCCCCAGTCTTCAAAGGGttcatgttttgttctttgtgggAGTCTTGGTCATCTACATTTTGACTGTCACTGGGAATGTCATCATCATTGCCACAGTGGTGAATGACAACACTCTCCACaaacccatgtatttcttccttggaaaTCTGTCATTTCTGGGAATCATCTATGTCTCATCCACTACACCCAAGTTTTTGGCCTGTCTTCTGGATGTCAAGAAGTCTATCACTGTAGCTGGGTGCAAAGCCCAAATCTTCTCCCACTTTTCCCTTGGTTCTACTGAGCTTTTCCTCCTCACAGCCATGTCCTTTGACCGATACATAGCAATATGCAACCCTCTCCAGTACACGACCATCATGAGTGGAaaactgtgtgctcagctctcaTTTGGCGCTTGGATGGGTGGCTTTCTGGTTATCTTTGTGCAAGCTGTTCCGGTGTTTAGACTGCCATTCTGTGGCCCCAATATCATCAATCACTTCTACTGTGACGCTGGGCCACTGCTGAAGCTGGCTTGCACTGACACCCGCCATATTGAATGGGTTATTTTCACTGCTGCTACAACGGTTCTGTTTAGCACTTTCTTTTTGACTGGCATCTCCTACTTCGCCATCATTTTGACCATATTGAGGATCCCATCTAGTTCTGGGAGACAGAAAGCTTTCTCCACCTGCATTGCTCATCTGACTGTAGTCACCATACTTTATGGGGCAGCCACATTCATTTATGTCAGGCCAAGAGGACATGCCTCACTAAGTATGAACAAAGTGGTAGCCCTTCTGAACACCCTTGTAACGCCACTGCTGAAccctttcatttatactttgaggaacaaagaggtaaagactgccttgaaaaaaacactaactagaaataaaatatttgaggttAAAGAATGA